From one Candidatus Tanganyikabacteria bacterium genomic stretch:
- a CDS encoding NAD-dependent epimerase/dehydratase family protein — protein MGRQQAQVFVTGGAGCVGHYLIEQLLAGGWRVHALVRDPGRLRADLLARVEVIRGDLADPAGWASRLGGMDAAVLAAAAWGGPEAHKVNAAATWRILDDLDPDRCRRVVYLSTASVLGPGGAPLAAAAEHGTEYIRSKHAALAGIQGTRTGSRVVTLFPTVILGGDERHPLSSASRGLRDFRPYLGVLRFVSLDGRFHVVHAHDVARAAVHFLEAAELPAPPVVLGIPALGAGEAMARLARLAGHGPAPQIDLTPLARILPALLPHKFTPWDRYCLAHRDLSYPVCDLAALLGPSGFETLEGILAGPGTGDSPAPEVACAPSP, from the coding sequence GCGGCGCGGGCTGCGTCGGCCACTATCTGATCGAGCAACTGCTGGCCGGCGGCTGGCGGGTTCACGCCCTCGTGCGCGATCCCGGGCGCCTGCGGGCCGATCTCCTCGCCCGGGTCGAGGTGATTCGCGGCGACCTAGCCGACCCGGCGGGCTGGGCTAGTCGCCTCGGAGGAATGGACGCGGCCGTGCTGGCGGCGGCGGCCTGGGGCGGTCCCGAGGCCCACAAGGTCAATGCCGCGGCCACCTGGCGCATCCTGGACGACCTGGATCCGGACCGCTGCCGGCGGGTCGTGTACCTCTCGACGGCGAGCGTGCTCGGCCCCGGCGGCGCCCCCCTGGCGGCCGCCGCCGAGCACGGCACCGAGTACATCCGCTCCAAGCACGCCGCTCTGGCGGGCATCCAGGGGACTCGCACCGGCAGCCGAGTCGTGACCTTGTTCCCCACCGTGATTCTCGGCGGCGACGAGCGCCACCCGCTCTCTTCGGCCTCGCGCGGCTTGCGCGATTTCCGGCCCTACCTGGGAGTGCTCCGCTTCGTCTCTCTGGACGGCCGGTTCCACGTCGTGCATGCGCACGACGTCGCGCGCGCCGCCGTGCACTTCCTGGAGGCCGCCGAATTGCCGGCACCTCCGGTGGTGCTGGGCATTCCGGCGCTCGGCGCGGGCGAGGCGATGGCCCGACTCGCCCGCCTGGCCGGCCATGGCCCGGCGCCGCAGATCGATCTCACTCCTCTGGCCCGCATCCTGCCGGCTTTGCTGCCGCACAAGTTCACGCCGTGGGACCGGTACTGCCTGGCGCACCGCGATCTGTCGTATCCGGTGTGCGATCTGGCCGCCCTGCTCGGGCCGTCTGGCTTCGAGACCCTCGAGGGAATCCTTGCCGGACCGGGCACGGGGGATTCGCCCGCTCCGGAGGTCGCATGCGCCCCATCGCCCTGA